From one Trifolium pratense cultivar HEN17-A07 linkage group LG1, ARS_RC_1.1, whole genome shotgun sequence genomic stretch:
- the LOC123918915 gene encoding rho GTPase-activating protein 2-like isoform X3, with protein sequence MTGLVMVTRGGGCGGGSSKRTRATRAAEEEEQEQQNQLSLVALLVAAIRKSMVACRVDRPDHEVISTVHQMEIGWPTDVQHITHVTFDRFNGFLGLPVEFEVEIPGRVPSASVSVFGVSAESMQCSYDTKGNSVPTILMLMQDRLYSQGGLKAEGIFRINPENSKEEHVRNQLNSGIVPDDIDVHCLAGLIKAWFRELPSGVLDGLSPEQVLQCNTEEESIDLVKQLKPTESALLSWAIDLMADVVQEEEYNKMNARNIAMVFAPNMTQMSDPLTALMHAVQVMNLLKTLITKTLREREETATGGYSPMSFRTSFRRSEDEYDSQRETETGGYSPMSFRSSYRPSEDEYESQREMDASGELRQTKSESQREMDASGELRQTKSDFDDHTHYRNSSEEELEAESLSEIEECFLKKLDEHTKEFSEEPKDYVQEEYVSSKSCCDYSVVEPAESITDIKIVKCCLSSDKENLNADTTIPLLGWIDTENVEMVDKFTDSVSPVPPLLSSS encoded by the exons ATGACAGGACTTGTCATGGTTACAAGAGGCGGTGGATGCGGTGGTGGAAGTAGCAAAAGGACACGAGCAACACGAGCagctgaagaagaagaacaagaacaacaaaatcaGCTTTCACTTGTAGCTTTACTTGTAGCAGCAATTAGAAAATCTATGGTAGCATGCAGAGTAGATAGACCAGATCATGAAGTCATCTCAACCGTTCATCAAATGGAGATCGGATGGCCAACTGATGTTCAGCATATTACTCATGTTACCTTTGACCGTTTTAATGGCTTTCTTGGTCTTCCTGTTGAGTTTGAAGTTGAGATCCCTGGTCGTGTTCCAAGTGCTAG TGTAAGTGTATTTGGAGTCTCAGCAGAATCTATGCAGTGTTCTTATGATACAAAGGGAAACAGTGTTCCGACTATTCTCATGCTAATGCAGGACCGTTTATATTCACAGGGAGGACTAAAG GCTGAAGGTATATTTCGCATAAACCCAGAAAATAGTAAAGAGGAGCATGTGAGGAACCAGTTGAATAGTGGTATTGTGCCTGATGACATTGATGTCCATTGCTTGGCGGGACTAATCAAAGCGTGGTTCCGAGAACTTCCTTCTGGGGTGCTAGATGGACTTTCCCCTGAACAAGTTCTTCAATGCAACACAGAAGAAGAATCTATTGACCTTGTGAAGCAGCTAAAGCCAACTGAGTCTGCCTTACTCAGCTGGGCTATTGATCTCATGGCTGATGTTGTTCAAGAGGAGGAGTATAACAAAATGAATGCAAGAAACATTGCAATGGTTTTTGCTCCAAATATGACTCAG ATGTCGGATCCTCTAACTGCTCTAATGCATGCGGTTCAAGTGATGAACTTGCTCAAGACATTGATAACGAAAACCCTTAGGGAACGTGAAGAAACAGCAACAGGTGGATATTCACCTATGTCCTTTCGCACATCATTTCGCCGGTCAGAGGATGAATACGACAGTCAGCGAGAAACAGAAACGGGTGGATATTCACCCATGTCCTTTCGCTCATCATATCGCCCGTCTGAGGATGAATATGAAAGTCAACGGGAAATGGACGCAAGCGGTGAATTGAGACAAACCAAATCAGAAAGTCAACGGGAAATGGATGCAAGCGGTGAATTGAGACAGACCAA ATCAGATTTTGACGATCACACTCATTACAGAAATAGCAGTGAAGAGGAATTGGAGGCTGAATCTCTGAGTGAGATAGAAGAatgcttcttaaaaaaattggacGAGCACACCAAAGAATTCTCAGAAGAACCTAAAGATTATGTACAAGAAGAGTATGTGAGCTCCAAAAGTTGCTGTGACTATAGTGTCGTGGAACCTGCTGAATCAATTACTGATATCAAAATTGTGAAGTGCTGCTTGAGTTCCGACAAAGAAAACCTAAATGCTGACACAACGATTCCATTGCTAGGATGGATAGACACCGAAAATGTGGAGATGGTTGATAAGTTCACAGATTCTGTTTCGCCAGTGCCGCCGCTGCTTTCATCTAGCTAA
- the LOC123918915 gene encoding rho GTPase-activating protein 2-like isoform X1, giving the protein MTGLVMVTRGGGCGGGSSKRTRATRAAEEEEQEQQNQLSLVALLVAAIRKSMVACRVDRPDHEVISTVHQMEIGWPTDVQHITHVTFDRFNGFLGLPVEFEVEIPGRVPSASVSVFGVSAESMQCSYDTKGNSVPTILMLMQDRLYSQGGLKAEGIFRINPENSKEEHVRNQLNSGIVPDDIDVHCLAGLIKAWFRELPSGVLDGLSPEQVLQCNTEEESIDLVKQLKPTESALLSWAIDLMADVVQEEEYNKMNARNIAMVFAPNMTQMSDPLTALMHAVQVMNLLKTLITKTLREREETATGGYSPMSFRTSFRRSEDEYDSQRETETGGYSPMSFRSSYRPSEDEYESQREMDASGELRQTKSESQREMDASGELRQTKSESQREMDASGELRQTKSDFDDHTHYRNSSEEELEAESLSEIEECFLKKLDEHTKEFSEEPKDYVQEEYVSSKSCCDYSVVEPAESITDIKIVKCCLSSDKENLNADTTIPLLGWIDTENVEMVDKFTDSVSPVPPLLSSS; this is encoded by the exons ATGACAGGACTTGTCATGGTTACAAGAGGCGGTGGATGCGGTGGTGGAAGTAGCAAAAGGACACGAGCAACACGAGCagctgaagaagaagaacaagaacaacaaaatcaGCTTTCACTTGTAGCTTTACTTGTAGCAGCAATTAGAAAATCTATGGTAGCATGCAGAGTAGATAGACCAGATCATGAAGTCATCTCAACCGTTCATCAAATGGAGATCGGATGGCCAACTGATGTTCAGCATATTACTCATGTTACCTTTGACCGTTTTAATGGCTTTCTTGGTCTTCCTGTTGAGTTTGAAGTTGAGATCCCTGGTCGTGTTCCAAGTGCTAG TGTAAGTGTATTTGGAGTCTCAGCAGAATCTATGCAGTGTTCTTATGATACAAAGGGAAACAGTGTTCCGACTATTCTCATGCTAATGCAGGACCGTTTATATTCACAGGGAGGACTAAAG GCTGAAGGTATATTTCGCATAAACCCAGAAAATAGTAAAGAGGAGCATGTGAGGAACCAGTTGAATAGTGGTATTGTGCCTGATGACATTGATGTCCATTGCTTGGCGGGACTAATCAAAGCGTGGTTCCGAGAACTTCCTTCTGGGGTGCTAGATGGACTTTCCCCTGAACAAGTTCTTCAATGCAACACAGAAGAAGAATCTATTGACCTTGTGAAGCAGCTAAAGCCAACTGAGTCTGCCTTACTCAGCTGGGCTATTGATCTCATGGCTGATGTTGTTCAAGAGGAGGAGTATAACAAAATGAATGCAAGAAACATTGCAATGGTTTTTGCTCCAAATATGACTCAG ATGTCGGATCCTCTAACTGCTCTAATGCATGCGGTTCAAGTGATGAACTTGCTCAAGACATTGATAACGAAAACCCTTAGGGAACGTGAAGAAACAGCAACAGGTGGATATTCACCTATGTCCTTTCGCACATCATTTCGCCGGTCAGAGGATGAATACGACAGTCAGCGAGAAACAGAAACGGGTGGATATTCACCCATGTCCTTTCGCTCATCATATCGCCCGTCTGAGGATGAATATGAAAGTCAACGGGAAATGGACGCAAGCGGTGAATTGAGACAAACCAAATCAGAAAGTCAACGGGAAATGGATGCAAGCGGTGAATTGAGACAGACCAAATCAGAAAGTCAACGGGAAATGGATGCAAGCGGTGAATTGAGACAGACCAAATCAGATTTTGACGATCACACTCATTACAGAAATAGCAGTGAAGAGGAATTGGAGGCTGAATCTCTGAGTGAGATAGAAGAatgcttcttaaaaaaattggacGAGCACACCAAAGAATTCTCAGAAGAACCTAAAGATTATGTACAAGAAGAGTATGTGAGCTCCAAAAGTTGCTGTGACTATAGTGTCGTGGAACCTGCTGAATCAATTACTGATATCAAAATTGTGAAGTGCTGCTTGAGTTCCGACAAAGAAAACCTAAATGCTGACACAACGATTCCATTGCTAGGATGGATAGACACCGAAAATGTGGAGATGGTTGATAAGTTCACAGATTCTGTTTCGCCAGTGCCGCCGCTGCTTTCATCTAGCTAA
- the LOC123919136 gene encoding mitochondrial substrate carrier family protein ucpB isoform X2: MSGNSSSDNSALSGGGGAAKNDEKKKNWSTSPSTLFNHFATSGLSVAIATSITHPLDVLKVRLQMQLVGQKGPLSGMGQLFLSVVKNEGPKSLYLGLTPALTRSVVYGGLRLGLYEPSKHACDLAFGSSNVLVKIASGMFAGAFATALTNPMEVLKVRLQMSSDMGKSGPIVELRRTISEEGIKALWKGVGPAMARAAALTASQLATYDETKQILVKWTSLREGFHLHLISSTVAGILSTLITAPVDMVKTRLMLQRESKGGRIYKNGFNCAYQVLLKEGPRALYKGGFTIFARLGPQTTITFILCEELRKHSGLDAI, translated from the exons ATGTCTGGGAATTCTAGTTCCGATAATTCCGCACTTTCAG gaggaggaggagccgCGAAGAAtgatgaaaagaagaagaattggTCTACGTCCCCTTCAACTCTTTTCAATCACTTTGCCACAAGTGGTCTTTCCGTCGCAATTGCTACATCAATTACTCATCCTCTAG ATGTATTGAAAGTGAGGCTACAAATGCAACTTGTTGGTCAGAAAGGTCCTTTGAGTGGAATG GgacaattatttttaagtgtgGTGAAAAATGAAGGACCTAAGTCTTTGTATCTGGGTTTGACACCTGCTTTAACAAGGTCAGTGGTTTATGGAGGACTACGCTTGGGTTTGTATGAACCTTCTAAGCATGCGTGTGATCTTGCTTTTGGCTCCTCCAATGTTTTAGTTAAAATTGCTTCGGGAATGTTTGCTGGTGCTTTTGCAACTGCACTGACCAATCCAATGGAAGTTCTCAAG GTGCGTTTGCAAATGAGTTCAGACATGGGAAAGAGTGGACCAATTGTAGAGCTTCGGAGGACTATATCTGAAGAGGGAATCAAAGCTCTGTGGAAGGGGGTGGGCCCTGCCATGGCCAGAGCAGCTGCCTTGACCGCATCCCAGTTGGCTACTTATGATGAAACCAAGCAG ATTCTAGTCAAGTGGACATCTCTCAGAGAAGGATTTCATCTACATCTGAT CTCCAGCACAGTTGCAGGGATACTGAGCACCCTCATAACTGCTCCCGTGGATATGGTTAAAACACGTCTCATGTTGCAACGAGAATCCAAGGGTGGTAGAATATATAAAAATGGCTTTAACTGTGCATACCAG GTCCTGCTTAAGGAGGGTCCAAGGGCACTTTACAAAGG GGGCTTTACAATATTTGCAAGATTAGGACCACAAACCACAATTACATTTATATTATGTGAGGAGCTAAGGAAACATTCTGGCTTGGACGCAATTTAG
- the LOC123919136 gene encoding mitochondrial substrate carrier family protein ucpB isoform X1, with translation MSGNSSSDNSALSGGGGGAAKNDEKKKNWSTSPSTLFNHFATSGLSVAIATSITHPLDVLKVRLQMQLVGQKGPLSGMGQLFLSVVKNEGPKSLYLGLTPALTRSVVYGGLRLGLYEPSKHACDLAFGSSNVLVKIASGMFAGAFATALTNPMEVLKVRLQMSSDMGKSGPIVELRRTISEEGIKALWKGVGPAMARAAALTASQLATYDETKQILVKWTSLREGFHLHLISSTVAGILSTLITAPVDMVKTRLMLQRESKGGRIYKNGFNCAYQVLLKEGPRALYKGGFTIFARLGPQTTITFILCEELRKHSGLDAI, from the exons ATGTCTGGGAATTCTAGTTCCGATAATTCCGCACTTTCAG gaggaggaggaggagccgCGAAGAAtgatgaaaagaagaagaattggTCTACGTCCCCTTCAACTCTTTTCAATCACTTTGCCACAAGTGGTCTTTCCGTCGCAATTGCTACATCAATTACTCATCCTCTAG ATGTATTGAAAGTGAGGCTACAAATGCAACTTGTTGGTCAGAAAGGTCCTTTGAGTGGAATG GgacaattatttttaagtgtgGTGAAAAATGAAGGACCTAAGTCTTTGTATCTGGGTTTGACACCTGCTTTAACAAGGTCAGTGGTTTATGGAGGACTACGCTTGGGTTTGTATGAACCTTCTAAGCATGCGTGTGATCTTGCTTTTGGCTCCTCCAATGTTTTAGTTAAAATTGCTTCGGGAATGTTTGCTGGTGCTTTTGCAACTGCACTGACCAATCCAATGGAAGTTCTCAAG GTGCGTTTGCAAATGAGTTCAGACATGGGAAAGAGTGGACCAATTGTAGAGCTTCGGAGGACTATATCTGAAGAGGGAATCAAAGCTCTGTGGAAGGGGGTGGGCCCTGCCATGGCCAGAGCAGCTGCCTTGACCGCATCCCAGTTGGCTACTTATGATGAAACCAAGCAG ATTCTAGTCAAGTGGACATCTCTCAGAGAAGGATTTCATCTACATCTGAT CTCCAGCACAGTTGCAGGGATACTGAGCACCCTCATAACTGCTCCCGTGGATATGGTTAAAACACGTCTCATGTTGCAACGAGAATCCAAGGGTGGTAGAATATATAAAAATGGCTTTAACTGTGCATACCAG GTCCTGCTTAAGGAGGGTCCAAGGGCACTTTACAAAGG GGGCTTTACAATATTTGCAAGATTAGGACCACAAACCACAATTACATTTATATTATGTGAGGAGCTAAGGAAACATTCTGGCTTGGACGCAATTTAG
- the LOC123918915 gene encoding rho GTPase-activating protein 2-like isoform X2 produces MTGLVMVTRGGGCGGGSSKRTRATRAAEEEEQEQQNQLSLVALLVAAIRKSMVACRVDRPDHEVISTVHQMEIGWPTDVQHITHVTFDRFNGFLGLPVEFEVEIPGRVPSASVSVFGVSAESMQCSYDTKGNSVPTILMLMQDRLYSQGGLKAEGIFRINPENSKEEHVRNQLNSGIVPDDIDVHCLAGLIKAWFRELPSGVLDGLSPEQVLQCNTEEESIDLVKQLKPTESALLSWAIDLMADVVQEEEYNKMNARNIAMVFAPNMTQMSDPLTALMHAVQVMNLLKTLITKTLREREETATGGYSPMSFRTSFRRSEDEYDSQRETETGGYSPMSFRSSYRPSEDEYESQREMDASGELRQTKSESQREMDASGELRQTKSDFDDHTHYRNSSEEELEAESLSEIEECFLKKLDEHTKEFSEEPKDYVQEEYVSSKSCCDYSVVEPAESITDIKIVKCCLSSDKENLNADTTIPLLGWIDTENVEMVDKFTDSVSPVPPLLSSS; encoded by the exons ATGACAGGACTTGTCATGGTTACAAGAGGCGGTGGATGCGGTGGTGGAAGTAGCAAAAGGACACGAGCAACACGAGCagctgaagaagaagaacaagaacaacaaaatcaGCTTTCACTTGTAGCTTTACTTGTAGCAGCAATTAGAAAATCTATGGTAGCATGCAGAGTAGATAGACCAGATCATGAAGTCATCTCAACCGTTCATCAAATGGAGATCGGATGGCCAACTGATGTTCAGCATATTACTCATGTTACCTTTGACCGTTTTAATGGCTTTCTTGGTCTTCCTGTTGAGTTTGAAGTTGAGATCCCTGGTCGTGTTCCAAGTGCTAG TGTAAGTGTATTTGGAGTCTCAGCAGAATCTATGCAGTGTTCTTATGATACAAAGGGAAACAGTGTTCCGACTATTCTCATGCTAATGCAGGACCGTTTATATTCACAGGGAGGACTAAAG GCTGAAGGTATATTTCGCATAAACCCAGAAAATAGTAAAGAGGAGCATGTGAGGAACCAGTTGAATAGTGGTATTGTGCCTGATGACATTGATGTCCATTGCTTGGCGGGACTAATCAAAGCGTGGTTCCGAGAACTTCCTTCTGGGGTGCTAGATGGACTTTCCCCTGAACAAGTTCTTCAATGCAACACAGAAGAAGAATCTATTGACCTTGTGAAGCAGCTAAAGCCAACTGAGTCTGCCTTACTCAGCTGGGCTATTGATCTCATGGCTGATGTTGTTCAAGAGGAGGAGTATAACAAAATGAATGCAAGAAACATTGCAATGGTTTTTGCTCCAAATATGACTCAG ATGTCGGATCCTCTAACTGCTCTAATGCATGCGGTTCAAGTGATGAACTTGCTCAAGACATTGATAACGAAAACCCTTAGGGAACGTGAAGAAACAGCAACAGGTGGATATTCACCTATGTCCTTTCGCACATCATTTCGCCGGTCAGAGGATGAATACGACAGTCAGCGAGAAACAGAAACGGGTGGATATTCACCCATGTCCTTTCGCTCATCATATCGCCCGTCTGAGGATGAATATGAAAGTCAACGGGAAATGGACGCAAGCGGTGAATTGAGACAAACCAA ATCAGAAAGTCAACGGGAAATGGATGCAAGCGGTGAATTGAGACAGACCAAATCAGATTTTGACGATCACACTCATTACAGAAATAGCAGTGAAGAGGAATTGGAGGCTGAATCTCTGAGTGAGATAGAAGAatgcttcttaaaaaaattggacGAGCACACCAAAGAATTCTCAGAAGAACCTAAAGATTATGTACAAGAAGAGTATGTGAGCTCCAAAAGTTGCTGTGACTATAGTGTCGTGGAACCTGCTGAATCAATTACTGATATCAAAATTGTGAAGTGCTGCTTGAGTTCCGACAAAGAAAACCTAAATGCTGACACAACGATTCCATTGCTAGGATGGATAGACACCGAAAATGTGGAGATGGTTGATAAGTTCACAGATTCTGTTTCGCCAGTGCCGCCGCTGCTTTCATCTAGCTAA
- the LOC123888346 gene encoding prostatic spermine-binding protein, with protein MDRKKNNTNDFFSYVRFEASGDSEADNNCDDSNMNMDWEIARPSVVYDDDDNDDALSCSYDESASASAADDEHDDQSYDEHHDDDDDDDDERDVVGNYGTSYCEEDDDEDDDEVNNDQQYYEKKKKKSYVSNFDSGGRESMDEMEKNRLFWEACLAS; from the coding sequence ATGGATAGGAAGAAAAACAACActaatgattttttctcttacgTTCGTTTTGAAGCTAGTGGTGATTCTGAAGCTGATAATAATTGTGATGATTCCAATATGAATATGGATTGGGAAATAGCAAGGCCATCGGTggtatatgatgatgatgataatgacgATGCTTTGTCTTGCAGCTACGATGAATCTGCATCTGCATCTGCTGCTGATGATGAACATGATGATCAGTCTTATGATGAacatcatgatgatgatgatgatgatgatgatgagagaGATGTTGTTGGTAATTATGGAACATCATAttgtgaagaagatgatgatgaagatgatgatgaggtGAATAATGATCAACAATAttatgagaagaagaagaagaaatcgtATGTGTCCAATTTTGATTCAGGTGGGAGAGAGTCTATGGATGAGATGGAAAAGAACAGGCTGTTTTGGGAAGCTTGTTTGGCCTCTTGA